In Salisediminibacterium beveridgei, one DNA window encodes the following:
- a CDS encoding formate/nitrite transporter family protein, with product MEIQSLEQVEYLSLKKEKIFNTGKIRYLIRAMLASMFIGFGVIVAFRTGSYFYVAGSPWAYPMAGFTFSVAIILIAYGGADLFTGDTFYHTYAAIRRKMSWAVVTKLWTYTYIGNIIGAVLFAVLIFTTGLFNDPEINSFLLTITDKKMTDPVSELFFRAILCNWLICMAFFVPMSMKEDIAKMAAMVLFVFGFFISGYEHSIANMCTFAIALVLDNPGAVNIEGIVRNLIPVTAGNIIGGSIFMGVVYYYINRPFMDK from the coding sequence ATGGAAATTCAATCTCTGGAACAAGTCGAATACCTATCACTCAAAAAAGAAAAAATCTTCAACACCGGGAAAATCCGCTATCTGATTCGCGCCATGCTTGCGAGCATGTTCATCGGCTTTGGCGTCATCGTTGCCTTTCGAACGGGCAGCTATTTCTATGTCGCCGGTTCCCCGTGGGCCTATCCGATGGCAGGGTTCACCTTCAGTGTAGCCATCATCTTAATTGCCTACGGAGGTGCGGATTTATTTACCGGTGATACGTTCTATCACACATACGCAGCCATTAGGCGGAAAATGTCCTGGGCGGTGGTCACAAAGCTGTGGACATACACCTACATCGGCAACATCATCGGTGCGGTGCTGTTCGCCGTATTGATCTTTACGACCGGGCTGTTTAATGACCCGGAAATCAATTCGTTTCTCCTCACGATCACCGATAAGAAAATGACTGACCCGGTTTCGGAACTGTTCTTTCGGGCCATTCTCTGTAACTGGCTGATCTGCATGGCCTTTTTCGTACCAATGTCCATGAAGGAGGATATCGCCAAAATGGCTGCCATGGTCCTCTTTGTCTTCGGTTTCTTCATCTCGGGTTATGAACACAGCATTGCCAATATGTGTACTTTCGCGATCGCACTCGTGCTCGATAACCCCGGTGCGGTGAACATCGAAGGAATTGTTCGAAACCTCATTCCCGTCACCGCAGGAAATATCATCGGCGGCTCGATTTTTATGGGCGTCGTCTATTACTACATCAATCGTCCGTTTATGGATAAATAA
- a CDS encoding HAD family hydrolase, whose amino-acid sequence MIRIGNHTLPIDTVIFDKDGTLVDFESLWFTWLDDIHSYLTSSFSIEDPNFKDELYQALGIAGRDIDPMSPLAIGSLNDSKVIISFKLYIKGVPWDQAVELVTKSIDYANERQSKSDAIRPVQGIERVLEEMKSIGMKLGVMTADETSQAKEHLRALKLAHFFDFIIGNDQVENGKPYPDMAFLAADQYDAVLERSVMIGDTNGDMKLGKNAGMHASIGILSYAKNHGAHLEDADYKITTYDDIQIIKKTK is encoded by the coding sequence ATGATCCGTATTGGAAATCACACTTTACCAATTGATACCGTCATCTTCGATAAAGATGGCACATTGGTTGATTTTGAATCACTCTGGTTCACCTGGCTTGATGACATTCATTCCTATCTTACATCTTCTTTTTCTATCGAAGATCCGAACTTCAAAGACGAGTTATATCAGGCACTTGGTATAGCTGGTCGTGACATCGACCCGATGAGCCCGCTTGCCATTGGCAGTTTGAATGACAGCAAAGTGATCATTTCATTTAAATTGTACATAAAAGGCGTTCCTTGGGATCAGGCTGTGGAACTTGTTACAAAGAGCATCGATTATGCCAATGAACGTCAAAGCAAATCGGATGCCATTCGACCTGTCCAAGGCATCGAAAGAGTTCTCGAGGAGATGAAAAGCATTGGCATGAAACTCGGCGTGATGACAGCGGACGAAACCAGTCAGGCCAAAGAACACCTGCGAGCCTTGAAGCTTGCACATTTCTTCGACTTCATTATTGGGAATGACCAGGTTGAAAACGGGAAGCCATACCCCGATATGGCTTTTCTCGCAGCCGATCAGTACGATGCAGTCCTTGAACGATCCGTGATGATTGGCGACACCAATGGTGACATGAAGCTTGGAAAGAACGCAGGTATGCATGCCTCAATTGGCATACTGAGTTATGCAAAAAACCACGGTGCCCATCTCGAAGATGCGGATTACAAAATTACTACCTATGACGACATTCAAATCATTAAAAAAACAAAGTAA
- a CDS encoding ABC transporter substrate-binding protein: protein MKLTFTWALGLALMLVVSACGGNENNTVELYTHNDETEMQAFASALEEETGVNIDILRMSSEEAWSRIDAEYPDVGADMQWGMLHSFALIAEEQDMLESYDSPTWEDVPDEFKDPDGKWYGWSYWFNVLAINDDLLDELGLDKPESWDDLLDPQYEGEIVLPDPGTSGTAFLFVSAIMQIMGEEEGWAYLEQLDENVGQYSQSGSAPAQMVAQGEYAIGITWDQAVFDRMDEGYPITPVVPEEGVGFDLDVAWIFKDAENKEAAKKVIDFIGSDEGMELASEYRSMVTKPGMSADLDFDPNFIDYDAVWAADNRERIMQEYQEKFD from the coding sequence ATGAAACTGACTTTTACATGGGCTTTAGGCCTCGCACTCATGCTGGTAGTGAGTGCATGTGGCGGCAACGAAAACAATACGGTTGAACTGTATACACATAATGATGAAACTGAAATGCAAGCATTCGCCTCTGCTCTTGAAGAGGAAACAGGCGTGAATATCGATATTCTCAGAATGTCCAGTGAAGAAGCGTGGAGTCGAATTGATGCTGAATATCCAGACGTTGGCGCAGATATGCAATGGGGTATGCTGCACAGCTTTGCACTGATCGCTGAAGAACAGGACATGCTCGAATCTTACGACTCACCAACCTGGGAAGACGTACCTGACGAATTCAAAGACCCGGACGGCAAATGGTATGGCTGGTCTTACTGGTTTAATGTACTGGCCATTAACGATGACCTTCTCGATGAACTGGGCCTTGATAAGCCTGAGTCGTGGGACGACTTATTAGATCCGCAGTACGAAGGCGAAATTGTCCTTCCTGATCCGGGTACATCCGGAACAGCATTCCTGTTTGTATCTGCCATCATGCAGATCATGGGCGAAGAAGAAGGCTGGGCATACCTCGAACAATTGGATGAAAATGTCGGCCAATATTCCCAGTCCGGTTCTGCACCGGCACAAATGGTCGCGCAAGGGGAATATGCAATCGGGATTACATGGGACCAGGCCGTTTTTGATCGCATGGATGAAGGATACCCGATCACGCCTGTCGTTCCTGAAGAAGGCGTAGGCTTTGACCTCGATGTGGCCTGGATCTTCAAAGATGCTGAAAACAAGGAAGCTGCTAAGAAAGTCATCGACTTCATCGGATCTGACGAAGGCATGGAATTAGCTTCAGAATACCGTTCCATGGTTACTAAACCTGGAATGAGTGCGGATCTGGATTTCGATCCGAACTTTATCGACTATGACGCCGTATGGGCAGCAGATAACCGCGAGCGCATCATGCAGGAATACCAGGAGAAATTCGACTAA
- a CDS encoding ABC transporter permease, translated as MSTLTGAIKAKSQPRIEPGFAVAAITIAALLILFILAPVMAVLLRSFGVGTGELTFQYYIQFFQNASYFRAFINSVSAGLISTSVIVMISIPFALYVTRSGSALSKVYRGIGLLPLVAPPFIFSLALIILFGRRGIITDWINTFTGWEISIYGFWGVVIAQILGYFPIAYMMIESSLRSINPSVENASQDLGASQGKTIRSVTLPLAGTAILKASLIVFVMALADFSNPLIIGGGESFLASDAFLLVTGRQNLEMAAVLGVFLIIPSLLVFLFQTYLLKDHETASNNTASALTNPLNKKVKGFVFTISTLMTLFITLMFVMVVLGAFVQIIGINNTFTLSHFSDQSGWNFLWNSVVVSFFAALIAAGLGILQGYLTARKNIHAKKFLEFTALFGLAVPGTVMGIGYVLIFNGPPFFLTGTVLLLVLNMAFRKIGVGLEAGISNLQQIDKSVEEASSDLGAGPYRTFFKVVVPLLMPAFMAGFVYTFMTAMVSVSSVIFLISPGNNLAAAYILNLADQAAIGRASAMSFILIVIVLGCMGLLKFIEKRSNLSV; from the coding sequence ATGTCCACACTGACCGGAGCAATTAAAGCGAAATCACAACCACGAATTGAACCCGGTTTTGCAGTGGCAGCTATCACCATAGCTGCCCTTCTTATCCTGTTTATTTTGGCACCTGTCATGGCTGTCTTATTGCGCAGCTTTGGTGTTGGAACCGGCGAATTAACCTTTCAATACTATATACAGTTTTTCCAAAACGCTTCATATTTCAGGGCATTCATTAACAGTGTTTCGGCAGGGCTGATTTCAACCTCGGTGATCGTTATGATCAGTATACCCTTTGCGCTGTATGTCACAAGATCAGGAAGTGCTTTGTCCAAAGTTTACCGGGGAATCGGTCTGTTGCCCTTGGTTGCTCCTCCGTTCATCTTTTCGTTAGCTCTCATTATTTTGTTCGGCCGACGGGGGATTATCACCGACTGGATCAATACCTTTACAGGCTGGGAGATCAGTATTTATGGTTTCTGGGGCGTTGTCATCGCTCAGATTCTCGGCTATTTCCCCATCGCTTATATGATGATTGAGAGTTCGCTTCGCTCCATTAACCCAAGCGTGGAAAATGCCTCACAGGATCTTGGTGCAAGCCAGGGAAAAACGATTCGTTCCGTCACACTCCCACTCGCAGGAACGGCGATCTTAAAAGCAAGCCTGATCGTGTTCGTCATGGCCCTGGCTGATTTCTCCAATCCGTTGATCATCGGTGGTGGCGAATCCTTTCTGGCGTCCGATGCTTTCCTGTTGGTCACTGGCCGGCAAAACCTTGAAATGGCTGCGGTACTGGGTGTGTTCCTGATTATCCCAAGCCTTCTTGTATTTTTGTTTCAAACCTATTTGCTGAAGGATCACGAAACTGCATCGAACAACACAGCGAGCGCACTCACTAACCCACTGAACAAAAAAGTGAAGGGCTTTGTCTTCACGATCAGTACACTGATGACCTTGTTCATTACATTGATGTTTGTGATGGTTGTCTTAGGTGCATTTGTACAAATCATAGGGATCAACAACACATTTACCCTATCCCACTTCTCGGATCAATCCGGGTGGAACTTCTTATGGAACAGTGTGGTTGTCTCTTTTTTCGCCGCACTCATTGCCGCAGGGCTCGGTATCCTGCAAGGGTATCTGACTGCGAGAAAAAACATTCACGCCAAGAAATTCCTCGAATTTACTGCACTGTTCGGCCTTGCCGTTCCCGGTACGGTGATGGGGATCGGGTATGTGCTGATCTTCAATGGCCCGCCATTCTTTTTAACAGGGACTGTACTTTTACTGGTTCTGAATATGGCATTCCGTAAAATCGGTGTCGGTCTCGAAGCCGGGATCAGTAACCTGCAGCAAATTGATAAATCGGTCGAAGAGGCTTCATCTGACCTTGGAGCAGGTCCGTACCGAACCTTCTTTAAAGTGGTTGTCCCACTCTTGATGCCGGCATTCATGGCTGGTTTTGTCTATACATTCATGACAGCCATGGTTTCGGTCAGCTCTGTTATCTTCCTGATATCACCAGGGAATAATTTAGCTGCGGCATACATTCTGAACCTTGCCGATCAGGCCGCCATCGGCCGCGCTTCAGCCATGTCATTTATCCTGATTGTCATTGTCCTTGGATGTATGGGACTCTTGAAATTCATTGAAAAACGAAGCAATCTATCCGTTTAA
- a CDS encoding ABC transporter ATP-binding protein: protein MSNQPILQVKGIDKSFADVEVLKNISIDIEKGELVTFIGPSGSGKTTLLRVLGGFHPQTAGEIVINGESVDHLPPEKRMTGMVFQNYALFPHMTVYKNVEYGLKLLKKSTKEKQALIQEALAQVQLEGYEDRKPSELSGGQQQRVAIARCLVLKPKVLLLDEPLSNLDANLRMTMRDEIRRLKEELNLTIVFVTHDQEEALSISDRVLVLKDGIVQQLASPTEVYQYPANEFVANFVGHANMIKGAFTEEGNENVFRSTEEESIHFHVERTDESIKKGLAILRPEMASIDQDAAVKGKLTNAVYHGSYIRYIIEIGNQEFIIDDYNPFKKEILKRGQTVGISFPRDMHVIPS from the coding sequence GTGAGCAATCAACCCATCTTACAAGTAAAAGGCATCGATAAATCCTTTGCTGATGTAGAGGTATTAAAGAACATCTCCATTGATATTGAAAAAGGAGAGCTCGTCACCTTTATTGGTCCGAGTGGCAGTGGGAAAACCACTTTGCTGCGTGTCCTTGGCGGGTTTCATCCGCAAACAGCCGGAGAAATTGTCATTAATGGGGAATCTGTCGACCATCTGCCTCCGGAAAAACGCATGACCGGTATGGTCTTTCAAAACTATGCCCTGTTTCCGCATATGACGGTATACAAAAATGTTGAATACGGACTGAAGTTGCTGAAAAAATCCACAAAAGAAAAACAGGCACTGATTCAAGAAGCGCTCGCTCAGGTACAACTCGAAGGGTATGAAGACCGAAAACCAAGCGAACTGAGCGGTGGTCAACAGCAACGGGTTGCCATTGCCCGCTGCCTTGTATTAAAGCCCAAGGTTTTGCTATTGGATGAACCCCTCTCCAATCTCGACGCTAACCTGCGCATGACAATGAGAGATGAAATCCGCAGGTTGAAAGAAGAATTGAATCTCACCATTGTCTTTGTGACCCACGATCAAGAAGAAGCACTCAGTATTTCAGACCGTGTCCTCGTCCTGAAAGATGGCATCGTACAACAATTGGCCAGTCCAACCGAGGTGTATCAGTATCCTGCCAATGAATTCGTAGCCAATTTTGTCGGTCACGCCAATATGATCAAAGGCGCCTTTACAGAAGAAGGCAACGAAAATGTCTTTCGCTCCACAGAAGAAGAATCAATTCATTTCCATGTGGAACGCACCGATGAATCCATCAAAAAGGGACTTGCCATCCTCCGACCGGAAATGGCAAGCATCGACCAGGACGCCGCTGTAAAAGGAAAGCTGACCAATGCGGTATACCACGGCAGCTACATTCGTTATATAATTGAAATCGGTAATCAGGAGTTCATCATTGACGATTATAATCCGTTCAAAAAAGAAATTCTGAAACGCGGACAAACCGTCGGCATTTCGTTCCCACGGGATATGCATGTCATCCCTTCTTAA
- a CDS encoding DNA alkylation repair protein — protein MNIHDLTDAFQKAADPEKASIMAAYMKHHFDFLGIRSPERRVISTPFLKAWEAGRKPVDWGLIHELWERPEREYQYVGIDYLKKSARFLMPGEFEDMKSIIMKKSWWDSIDNLASGPVGQMILNAPNQVTTMDAWIRDENLWVRRTAIIHQLSYKDQTDEERLFTYCRMHSGDSEFFIAKAIGWALREYGKTNPEAVLKFVDETPLQKLSKREALKHLR, from the coding sequence ATGAACATCCACGATTTGACCGATGCATTTCAAAAAGCCGCAGACCCTGAGAAAGCTTCGATCATGGCGGCCTATATGAAACATCACTTTGATTTTTTAGGGATTCGTTCCCCCGAGAGACGTGTGATCAGTACGCCCTTTTTAAAGGCATGGGAAGCCGGCAGAAAACCCGTTGATTGGGGGCTGATTCATGAACTGTGGGAAAGGCCAGAGCGTGAGTATCAGTACGTGGGGATTGATTACTTGAAAAAATCGGCCAGGTTTCTTATGCCGGGGGAATTTGAGGACATGAAGAGCATCATCATGAAGAAATCATGGTGGGACAGTATCGACAATCTGGCAAGTGGTCCGGTGGGCCAAATGATATTGAATGCACCAAATCAGGTGACGACAATGGACGCGTGGATTCGTGATGAGAACCTCTGGGTACGGCGAACAGCGATCATTCATCAGTTATCCTATAAAGATCAAACCGATGAAGAGCGCTTATTTACCTATTGCCGGATGCATAGCGGGGACTCTGAATTCTTCATCGCTAAGGCTATCGGCTGGGCGCTGAGGGAATACGGGAAAACAAATCCTGAAGCCGTGTTGAAGTTTGTGGATGAAACACCGCTTCAGAAGCTGAGTAAACGGGAAGCGTTGAAGCATCTTAGATGA
- a CDS encoding LysR family transcriptional regulator: MTLQQLRYVIEVAKHRSISKAAQKLFISQPSLSNAMKELETELGVTIFSRTNKGIVITPEGSEFLGYARQVIEQTDLLENRFNNAAQSPQQHFSVSAQHYAFAVSAFVKLLKDYNQDEYEFTLRETRTYEIIDDVKNLRSEIGILYMNDFNRQVISKFLREGNLVFHDLFEASPHVFISSTNPLAKQESVTLEDLLPYPYLSFEQGDYNSFYFSEEILSTVSRPKNIRVSDRATLFNLLIGLNGYTISTGVISYDLNDDDIVAVPLQVDERISVGYITHKHVTMSPLATIYIDHLKETIAEELTLL; encoded by the coding sequence ATGACCTTACAGCAATTACGCTATGTGATCGAAGTGGCCAAGCACCGCTCGATCAGTAAAGCTGCCCAAAAGCTTTTTATCAGCCAGCCGAGTCTCTCCAATGCCATGAAAGAACTGGAGACGGAACTGGGTGTGACGATATTTTCCCGGACAAACAAAGGCATCGTGATTACGCCTGAGGGTTCGGAGTTTTTAGGCTACGCGAGACAGGTGATTGAACAGACGGATCTCCTCGAGAACCGTTTCAACAATGCGGCCCAGTCTCCCCAGCAGCACTTCTCCGTCTCGGCGCAGCACTATGCCTTCGCCGTCAGTGCCTTTGTGAAACTCCTGAAGGATTATAACCAGGACGAGTATGAATTCACACTCCGGGAAACGAGAACGTACGAGATTATCGACGACGTGAAAAACCTCCGCAGCGAAATCGGCATTCTGTATATGAACGACTTTAACCGTCAGGTGATCAGTAAGTTTTTGCGGGAAGGAAACCTGGTCTTTCACGATCTGTTTGAAGCCAGCCCGCACGTCTTTATCAGTTCCACGAACCCGTTGGCGAAGCAAGAATCAGTTACCTTGGAGGATCTCCTCCCTTACCCGTATCTCTCTTTTGAACAAGGGGATTATAATTCCTTTTATTTCTCCGAAGAGATTCTCAGCACGGTTTCAAGACCGAAGAACATCCGTGTCAGTGACCGGGCGACACTGTTTAACCTGTTGATCGGCTTGAACGGCTACACGATTTCCACCGGTGTCATCAGCTATGACCTGAACGACGATGACATTGTCGCCGTGCCTCTTCAAGTGGATGAGCGCATATCTGTCGGCTACATTACCCATAAGCACGTCACCATGAGCCCCCTGGCTACGATCTATATCGACCATTTGAAGGAAACCATCGCTGAGGAACTGACCTTGCTATAG
- a CDS encoding homocysteine S-methyltransferase family protein translates to MANTKRSLEERLNEGTVIVGEGYLFEMERRGYLQAGSFVPEVALEHPDVLKQVYRDYMNCGSDVVLAFTYNAHREKMRIIGKEELLEPLNRNAIRLAKEVAKEHPTEEALVAGNISNTNIFDPEDPASKDQVRAMFAEMIQWSKEEGVDFINGETFYYHEEAVIALEEIQKQDLPAVITLGLMAENKMREGMSVEESCRILSEKGALVVGMNCFRGPDTMQPYLKKIREAVDGFVGGLPIPYRTTEEHPTFFNLPDGGCSCSLPTETTFPTSLDPLYHNRYELAAWAKEAQELGVNYIGLCCGASPAMIRAIAEATGNTTINSKYSPNMEKHFLFGKDESLKTHNQDYRTKA, encoded by the coding sequence ATGGCCAATACAAAAAGAAGTCTCGAAGAACGATTAAACGAAGGCACCGTCATTGTCGGTGAAGGGTATTTGTTTGAAATGGAACGAAGAGGCTATTTGCAGGCAGGCTCTTTCGTACCGGAAGTCGCTTTGGAGCACCCTGATGTCTTAAAACAAGTTTACCGGGACTATATGAACTGCGGATCGGATGTCGTCCTGGCATTTACCTATAATGCCCACCGCGAAAAGATGCGGATCATTGGGAAAGAAGAGTTACTCGAACCGCTGAACCGAAATGCCATCCGGCTCGCCAAGGAAGTTGCCAAAGAGCATCCGACGGAAGAAGCCCTGGTCGCCGGAAACATCTCAAACACGAACATTTTCGACCCGGAAGATCCCGCATCGAAAGACCAGGTCAGGGCGATGTTCGCCGAGATGATCCAATGGTCCAAAGAAGAAGGGGTGGATTTCATCAATGGCGAAACCTTCTACTACCATGAAGAGGCCGTCATTGCCCTGGAGGAAATTCAGAAGCAGGACTTACCGGCCGTCATTACATTGGGGCTCATGGCGGAGAACAAAATGCGTGAGGGCATGTCTGTCGAAGAATCGTGCAGGATCCTCTCGGAAAAAGGGGCGCTCGTTGTCGGCATGAACTGTTTTAGAGGACCGGATACGATGCAGCCATACCTGAAGAAAATCAGAGAAGCAGTGGACGGGTTTGTCGGAGGTTTGCCGATTCCGTACCGGACAACAGAAGAGCACCCGACGTTCTTCAACTTACCCGACGGCGGCTGCAGCTGTTCATTGCCAACGGAAACGACGTTTCCCACATCCCTCGACCCGCTTTACCATAACCGCTATGAGCTGGCCGCGTGGGCAAAGGAAGCACAGGAGCTGGGTGTGAACTACATCGGCCTCTGCTGCGGCGCATCACCGGCGATGATCCGGGCGATCGCGGAAGCAACCGGCAACACAACCATCAATTCCAAGTACTCGCCAAACATGGAAAAACACTTTTTGTTTGGAAAAGATGAATCACTCAAGACCCACAATCAGGATTACCGGACAAAAGCATAG
- a CDS encoding type II toxin-antitoxin system HicB family antitoxin, giving the protein MAELKKAFEDSIDDYLAFCEAEGVKPEKPYSGKFVLRLSLEEHKLITVAAAYSGESLNAWAAKHLVKEARIELKEVEE; this is encoded by the coding sequence GTGGCTGAACTAAAAAAAGCATTCGAGGATTCCATTGATGATTATCTTGCATTTTGCGAAGCCGAAGGTGTAAAACCCGAGAAGCCATATTCCGGTAAGTTTGTTCTGAGATTGTCGCTAGAGGAGCATAAACTGATTACGGTTGCTGCTGCGTATTCGGGTGAAAGTCTAAACGCTTGGGCGGCTAAGCATCTAGTTAAAGAAGCTCGCATTGAGTTAAAAGAAGTAGAAGAATAA
- a CDS encoding SDR family NAD(P)-dependent oxidoreductase, which translates to MSETAIITGAGSGIGQATALLLAEQGVQIAVVDIDQDGGHETVRLVEEKGAKAIFIEADVSKVEDVKRYVKETKDAFGRIDYFFNNAGISGSGQPFLKTEVAEIEQIVAINMLGALYGMRFVAEEMVNHGGGSIVNMASSAGVIGQSTVVTYSATKHGMVGMTKSMVAEYAKDGLRVNAVAPGPTETPMVKKYFEANPEMKESAEQGIPQKRLGTSAEVAELVVFLLTSKAKYINGDVIRIDGGFTNTK; encoded by the coding sequence ATGAGTGAAACAGCGATTATCACAGGTGCAGGAAGCGGTATAGGGCAGGCCACAGCGCTCTTATTGGCTGAACAAGGGGTGCAGATTGCGGTTGTGGATATTGATCAGGACGGCGGGCACGAAACCGTCAGACTCGTCGAAGAAAAAGGGGCGAAAGCGATTTTCATTGAAGCGGATGTATCCAAGGTGGAAGATGTGAAGCGCTATGTAAAGGAAACGAAAGATGCATTTGGCCGCATCGATTATTTCTTTAACAACGCCGGGATTTCCGGCAGCGGTCAACCATTTTTGAAGACCGAAGTGGCGGAGATTGAACAGATCGTCGCAATCAATATGCTTGGCGCACTCTATGGGATGCGATTCGTGGCAGAAGAGATGGTGAACCATGGAGGCGGTTCGATCGTCAATATGGCGTCCAGTGCCGGTGTCATTGGCCAGAGCACCGTCGTCACCTATTCGGCAACCAAACATGGCATGGTAGGCATGACGAAAAGTATGGTGGCGGAATATGCCAAAGATGGGCTGCGTGTCAATGCGGTGGCTCCCGGTCCAACAGAGACCCCGATGGTGAAAAAGTATTTTGAAGCCAATCCGGAAATGAAAGAAAGCGCCGAACAGGGTATCCCGCAAAAACGGCTCGGGACATCGGCGGAAGTGGCTGAACTGGTTGTGTTTTTACTTACGTCAAAAGCGAAATACATCAACGGTGATGTGATCCGGATTGACGGAGGATTTACGAATACGAAATAG
- a CDS encoding cation:proton antiporter: MDVLVVISLLLVGYLIFTLDTHKENVPVPVLLVLIGIGLSFVPVYREISLTGELMYDVFLPALLFVSAYQFPFQDFKRLSVWIISQATIGLLITVFALGGAIYLLGSLFFDLPFLVALLIAAILTPTDPVSVVSILKQSADDAELAEMVEGESLLNDGTSIVIFTLIAGMVAGEQGYSFGSVTFNFLFVILFGVLLGLVFGWLLQWAVHLTHDRHYQVMLSIIVAYGSFHLAELAGASGVIAVVTAGILLSRTFERSAVERHFRDSLDGFWTIIEVTLVSFLFLVIGIVSAELLLDTSWLLAFLILISYLLIRWVTVYGLSNVLPFSRPRVSFAHAAILSVAGLKGVVSVVLILTLEFEPIGDTAIVATISFTVVLMSVVLQSLLIHPLTKKLSDDS; this comes from the coding sequence ATGGATGTGCTTGTCGTCATCAGTCTGCTGTTGGTGGGGTATCTGATTTTCACATTGGATACGCATAAGGAGAACGTCCCTGTACCTGTGCTGCTCGTCCTCATCGGGATCGGTTTGTCGTTTGTACCGGTGTACCGGGAGATTTCCCTGACCGGGGAACTGATGTATGATGTCTTTTTACCGGCCTTGTTATTTGTATCGGCCTATCAATTTCCGTTTCAGGATTTTAAGCGACTGTCGGTCTGGATCATCAGCCAGGCGACGATCGGGCTTCTCATCACCGTCTTTGCCCTTGGTGGCGCCATTTACCTTCTCGGGTCACTCTTTTTTGACCTGCCTTTTCTGGTGGCGCTGTTGATTGCGGCGATCCTGACCCCGACGGATCCGGTATCGGTGGTCTCGATTTTGAAGCAGTCGGCGGACGATGCGGAACTTGCTGAGATGGTCGAAGGGGAGTCGCTCTTAAACGACGGCACGAGTATTGTCATCTTTACGCTGATCGCCGGCATGGTTGCCGGAGAACAGGGATATTCCTTTGGTTCGGTGACGTTCAATTTTCTGTTTGTCATTTTGTTCGGTGTGTTACTCGGTCTCGTATTTGGCTGGCTGTTGCAGTGGGCGGTCCACCTGACGCATGACAGGCATTATCAGGTCATGCTCTCCATTATCGTCGCTTACGGGTCTTTTCATCTGGCGGAACTGGCCGGGGCCAGTGGCGTCATTGCGGTGGTGACTGCAGGGATCCTGTTGTCACGGACGTTTGAACGAAGTGCTGTCGAGAGGCATTTCCGTGACTCCCTGGATGGATTCTGGACCATTATCGAGGTGACCCTCGTCTCTTTTCTCTTTCTTGTCATCGGGATCGTCAGTGCAGAGCTCCTGCTCGATACATCCTGGCTCTTGGCATTTTTGATTTTGATCTCGTATCTGCTCATCCGCTGGGTGACCGTTTATGGCTTGTCCAACGTCCTGCCATTTTCAAGGCCACGTGTGTCTTTTGCACATGCGGCGATCCTCAGTGTGGCAGGGCTGAAAGGGGTGGTCTCCGTCGTATTGATCCTCACCCTGGAGTTCGAACCGATCGGTGATACGGCGATTGTTGCAACCATCAGTTTTACGGTGGTTCTGATGTCGGTTGTGCTTCAGAGCCTGTTGATTCATCCGCTGACAAAGAAGCTCAGTGACGATTCTTGA